Below is a window of Drosophila nasuta strain 15112-1781.00 chromosome X, ASM2355853v1, whole genome shotgun sequence DNA.
tggtttatagaaaaaaaagcataAGCAACAAATTGGTTTCAAAATCTTTAAACAGTTTgatactttaatttaaatattgatttactAATTATAATGGCACAAAACGTaaattttatcttttaaactgatttaagaaaatatgaacatttaaatattaaagactgaaatgaacttttttttGGAAACAATTTACCTATATTGTAAGTGTTTTCAGCAtagatattttcttttatatttaatgttttctattttctagCTTAATTTTTCTACAGgaaacaagaaagctacagtcaagtgtgctgtACTGTGAGATATTCGACAGCCCTGTTCAATAAATGCAACAGAtggcggtattattcttaaaatataccatattaatatacagacaaaatactaaaaaataccaagaTCTAAAGGCATAAAAATCTAGTATTACatgcgatattattcttaaaatttaccATTACGTAGGGCactgttcttaaaatatactgaatttataaatagacaaaatactaaaatatactaaatgctacatttggtataaatttatattattacatgcaaaatataccgactgCAGCTGACATTTTTTTGCCAtatacaattttgattttattaagtAATTATAGTCTCTTAGATGCAGTGTTTCATACGAACAGACACGGTCCTCATCTCTGTTGATGCTATTTTTTGGAACTGACTTTTAAATCAACTATCAGATAAGCAAGGTCTCCCAAAAATCTTGCACTTCTGCACAACTGTTTCGCAATTGTTGATCAAAAGTACCCTAAGCAACCTCTCGTCAATATAAGTGAAGCTCGCCTGtctgaccacgcccacttagcCAGTCCGCTTTCACTAATATCTCGGTCCGGCGCCTAGTCAAACCCACACACAACATATGAAAGACATACatcaaaatttttggcaatgactTTTTTTATCCTCAAATCAATATCCAGAAATGTAATGCCTTGCAGTTCTGCACAACTGTTGAGCAATAGTGGCAACAGTTGAACATCAGTTAATCAAAACtaaccaaaagcaaaattgGCAGACTTTGTGAAGCCCATCCGCCCGACCACGCCCTCTTAAGATATTAACCttcacacacgaacacacacacaacatatgAAGCGAATAGatcaaaatttttggcaatgactTTTTTGGGCACTTTAATCAACTGCCACCAGCTTCTTCTAAGAATGCATTGCAATATCTTGCAGCTATGCTTAACTGTTTAGTAACAGTCACAACGGTTGATCAACAGTTGATCAAAAGTACCCTAAGCAAGCTCTCGTCAATATAAGTGAAGCTCGCCTAtctgaccacgcccacttagcCAGTCCGCTTTCACTAATATCTCGGTCCGGCGCCTAGTCAAACCCACACACAACATATGAAAGACATACatcaaaatttttggcaatgactTTTTTCAATATCCAGAAATGTAATGCCTTGCATTTCTGCTCAACTGTTGAGCAATAGTGGCAACAGTTGAGCATCAGTTAATCAAAAGTACCCAAAAGCAAGCTTGACTATCTTTGTGAAGCTCGCCAGCCGCTACTGATATTTCAGAGTCTCTCCCGACTCTTTTTCTCTCAGTAGAAGATTCTCTCCCCTTTCATGAGCCACTCGCCTTCCCTTCCACAGAAATGAAGAAACACTTGAATTACTCGCTTGTTAATTTAATAGTTGATAGCAGCCATCTTACAAATTGGCATTCTTGACAATCCAATCGCGATGATAGAAGACCTTGGCATAGCCATCGGGATTTGTGGAGCCACAGCCGCCAATCACAAAGCCAGCAATGCCAACGAGTTGACCATTCTGGATAGCCGGGCCACCAGAGTCGCCGTTGCAAGCACCGTTGCCGGCGGTGTGGGCCAAACAGATCAAACTACTGGTGAACATGAAGGTGGAGCTGATGCACTGATTCTTCGACAGCGAGCTAAGCGTGTTGTACTGCAGCAGGCGGGGCGAGGCTCCGCCAGTGGTGAGACGACCCCAGCCAGAGATGACAACCTCGCTGCCAACTGCGGTATCAACGCTGGCCAGAGGAATGGCCTTGATCACGGCGGAGTAGGTGAGGGGCTGGTCGAGCACCAGGAGTGCGACATCGTTCAAGAAGTTCCCATAGCTCTCATGGACAATGACCTTGGCCACGTTGACGACaacgccgccgctgctgcgaTCCACGGTTCCGGCACGAATGCTCAGCTGCTTAGCCGAGGTACTACAAAGGGAATAATAACATAGTTGAGAAATCAATTGATAAACTCTGATTAACTCTCTGTATCACTTACACCTTCAGTGAGCCGTCGGAAGCTTCGCTGGTGACGCAATGAGCTGCAGTAAGAATGATCTGGGGTGCAATGATGCTGCCGCCGCAGATGTGCGAGGTAAGCTGACGCAACGACACCTGATGGGGGAATTGTCCTTCAACGGCATCCAATCCGCCCACAATGCGACCATCCAGCTGGGAGCTATGAGGAGCAGCAGAGGCCAAAGCAATGGCCAAGCAGGCAATCAGAAGGCTCTTCATCATGTTGAATGCTTTAGGATTATGTCCAGTTACTTTGCAGACTGCAAGTGATGTCAAATCGTTGGTTGGCACAGCTTTTTATGTGAATCGCGATTCGGCTAGAGATATCTTATCAAATTTGTAGCATTGGGCTGGTCAGTTGTTTCGATTGGATTGGTGGCGATTACACTGGGTTTCTCACGATTAGAGGATATTATTTATGATCCATCAAGAAGTCAATGGATTGGGAATTGCCCCGTACcgaaagaaattatatttatctgCGGCATGTGCCTAAAAAACGTCATTATCGCGAGGGACTCGCCCATTATTGTGCAATAAACTAATCTGATTTGATTTGTGATTAGCAACTGAGATTGTTCATTTAGGCATTATCTCTAAATATCAGTTCTTGGGAATTATACGAAAGAAACAAATCAAATCTAACCCAATTATTGGCAATGTTAAATACCGATGACGCTtgtcaagaatatatatactttatagggtcgcaGATGCTTCCATTCTACCTATTACCTAAACCTGCCGGCACTAAattgtaatacccttctttGTAGTGAGTTTAAAgatatcaaaagaaaaaaagtttttaagaaaaaatctCA
It encodes the following:
- the LOC132796399 gene encoding serine protease SP24D-like; translation: MMKSLLIACLAIALASAAPHSSQLDGRIVGGLDAVEGQFPHQVSLRQLTSHICGGSIIAPQIILTAAHCVTSEASDGSLKVTSAKQLSIRAGTVDRSSGGVVVNVAKVIVHESYGNFLNDVALLVLDQPLTYSAVIKAIPLASVDTAVGSEVVISGWGRLTTGGASPRLLQYNTLSSLSKNQCISSTFMFTSSLICLAHTAGNGACNGDSGGPAIQNGQLVGIAGFVIGGCGSTNPDGYAKVFYHRDWIVKNANL